One window of Brevibacillus choshinensis genomic DNA carries:
- a CDS encoding SRPBCC family protein — MSLTLSLDFQYTTPIEKLWSALTDSSKLAKWVANIHTGQPMDNDFKPVVGHRFQFRTQPTEWWNGIIDGEVLIVDAPNRLSYTWASGGEKHTVTWTLQDLGDGKVNLHLDQTGFSNAQGFEGAKYGWGKWCAELEKVLEQ; from the coding sequence ATGAGTTTAACATTATCCTTGGATTTTCAGTACACGACACCGATCGAGAAGCTTTGGTCCGCCTTAACCGATTCAAGCAAGCTTGCCAAGTGGGTAGCCAACATCCACACGGGTCAGCCGATGGATAATGATTTTAAGCCCGTCGTAGGACACCGTTTTCAGTTCCGCACGCAGCCAACCGAATGGTGGAATGGGATTATTGACGGCGAAGTGCTCATCGTGGACGCACCAAACCGTTTGTCCTATACTTGGGCCAGCGGAGGGGAGAAGCACACGGTAACTTGGACGCTGCAGGATTTAGGGGACGGAAAGGTTAACCTTCATCTCGATCAAACCGGATTCTCAAATGCTCAAGGATTCGAAGGCGCTAAGTATGGCTGGGGTAAATGGTGCGCCGAGCTTGAAAAGGTGTTGGAACAATAA
- a CDS encoding helix-turn-helix domain-containing protein: MEAIRLYMEEGWSNRKIMEHLGIPDRGRVTTWTKKFKQLGEFGLLDQRGRRDEYMDQNRYVQKLERENSMLKKCLQIWMREVSKRSTMPS; the protein is encoded by the coding sequence ATGGAAGCAATTCGCTTGTACATGGAGGAAGGATGGTCTAATCGAAAGATAATGGAACATCTAGGGATCCCAGACAGAGGCCGAGTCACTACATGGACAAAGAAGTTCAAGCAGTTGGGTGAATTCGGCTTATTGGATCAGAGAGGTCGACGTGACGAATACATGGATCAAAATCGATATGTCCAAAAATTAGAGAGGGAGAATTCGATGCTAAAAAAGTGTTTACAAATTTGGATGCGGGAGGTGTCCAAGAGAAGTACAATGCCATCGTGA
- a CDS encoding methyltransferase domain-containing protein: MCGNKNFREGWAELGKHVIAFDYSPKMIELSKLRSKDYLDRIDFKVIDATK; encoded by the coding sequence GTGTGCGGAAACAAAAACTTTCGAGAAGGTTGGGCAGAATTAGGCAAACATGTTATTGCATTTGATTATAGTCCTAAAATGATAGAACTGTCCAAGTTAAGATCAAAAGATTATTTGGATCGGATTGATTTCAAAGTTATTGATGCAACAAAATAA
- a CDS encoding NUDIX domain-containing protein, producing the protein MIRSAARALLIQDDHFLAVKYKEKDRVYYALPGGGQEEGESLHINLQRECQEELGIHVKIGELLFVREWIDEELCIHQIEFIFECTPHRKIIDIKSEIPDPNQIGIEWLPISDVMNYHIYPLQMREQLLAKFGGHSNIVSVYLGEGN; encoded by the coding sequence ATGATTAGAAGTGCTGCTAGAGCGCTATTGATCCAAGATGATCATTTTCTTGCTGTGAAATACAAGGAGAAGGACAGAGTATATTACGCGTTACCAGGTGGTGGTCAGGAAGAAGGAGAGTCACTCCATATAAACCTTCAACGTGAATGTCAGGAGGAATTAGGGATCCATGTCAAGATTGGTGAACTACTTTTTGTACGTGAGTGGATCGACGAAGAACTGTGTATTCACCAAATCGAATTCATTTTTGAGTGTACTCCCCACAGGAAAATCATAGACATCAAGAGTGAAATTCCAGATCCAAACCAGATCGGAATTGAGTGGTTACCTATTTCTGATGTGATGAATTATCATATCTATCCTTTACAGATGCGTGAACAATTGCTCGCGAAGTTTGGAGGACACTCAAATATAGTTTCTGTATATCTAGGAGAAGGAAATTGA
- a CDS encoding YdeI/OmpD-associated family protein, whose product MTNSRMNPKVDEFLSKSKKWKVEYEKLRNIVLDCELTEEFKWMHPCYTFEKKNIVLIHGFKEYCALLFHKGALLQDAHGILIQQTENVQAARQIRFTNVQEIVEMETILKAYIYEAIEVEKAGLEVNFKKTTEFIIPEEFQNKFDEIPALKTAFEALTPGRQRAYIHYFSEPKQSKTRESRVEKCMQQILNGKGLND is encoded by the coding sequence ATGACAAATAGTAGAATGAATCCTAAGGTTGATGAATTTTTAAGTAAATCCAAAAAGTGGAAGGTAGAATATGAGAAGTTGAGAAATATTGTTCTTGACTGTGAGCTGACCGAAGAATTTAAGTGGATGCATCCTTGTTACACGTTTGAGAAAAAAAACATAGTTTTAATACATGGATTTAAAGAATATTGTGCGCTTCTGTTTCACAAAGGTGCCTTGTTACAGGATGCCCATGGGATTCTAATCCAACAGACGGAGAATGTACAAGCGGCGCGCCAGATTCGGTTCACCAATGTTCAAGAAATAGTTGAAATGGAAACCATCCTTAAAGCCTATATTTATGAAGCCATTGAAGTTGAAAAAGCTGGTTTGGAAGTGAATTTTAAGAAGACGACAGAATTCATAATTCCTGAAGAATTTCAAAATAAATTCGATGAAATCCCTGCCTTAAAAACTGCTTTTGAAGCATTGACGCCGGGACGGCAAAGAGCATACATTCATTATTTTTCTGAACCCAAACAATCCAAAACTCGAGAGTCAAGGGTTGAAAAATGTATGCAGCAGATTCTCAATGGCAAGGGATTAAATGATTAG
- a CDS encoding IS3 family transposase, whose amino-acid sequence MKLTEWYHVTELCKLFGVSRSGFYAYRKRSSQDKDLVIKEFIQKIYSKYDGKYGYRQTQLFLLQDYKIWVNHKKVLRLMQEMGLRSRVRRKHRCNYASSIGTRVVENLLQRKFHANLPNQKWVTDVTQYRIGDTWLYLSAVKDLFNNEIVAYHLAQRNDNDLVLQTFKKAFQNKEDMSGLIVHSDQGFQYTSYAYHDMLPKVGAQISMSRRGNCYDNASMESFFSHLKTEALYPYDIRTVDEAQRRIEEYIHFYNSTRPQRKLNKLTPIEYRRQLAA is encoded by the coding sequence GTGAAATTGACTGAGTGGTACCATGTAACAGAGTTATGTAAGCTATTCGGGGTCTCTAGAAGTGGATTCTATGCTTACAGAAAGCGGAGTTCACAAGACAAAGACCTTGTAATTAAGGAGTTCATTCAAAAGATCTATAGCAAATATGATGGGAAATACGGATATCGTCAAACGCAGCTCTTTCTACTTCAAGACTACAAGATATGGGTTAACCACAAAAAGGTCCTACGCCTCATGCAAGAGATGGGACTACGCTCCCGAGTACGCCGTAAACATCGATGCAACTATGCTTCTTCTATAGGGACACGTGTAGTTGAAAACTTATTGCAACGGAAATTTCATGCCAACTTACCGAATCAAAAGTGGGTTACTGACGTAACCCAATATCGTATCGGAGATACATGGTTGTACCTGTCTGCCGTCAAGGATTTGTTTAATAACGAAATCGTGGCCTACCATCTAGCGCAGCGCAATGACAATGATCTTGTTTTGCAGACTTTCAAGAAAGCCTTTCAAAATAAAGAGGACATGTCTGGACTGATCGTTCACAGCGATCAGGGATTCCAGTACACGTCCTATGCGTATCACGACATGCTGCCAAAGGTTGGAGCCCAAATCAGCATGTCACGCCGAGGCAATTGTTACGACAATGCCTCTATGGAGAGCTTCTTCTCGCATCTCAAAACGGAAGCGCTCTACCCTTATGATATCCGAACAGTAGACGAGGCACAAAGGAGAATTGAGGAATATATCCATTTTTACAACTCTACGAGGCCACAAAGAAAATTAAACAAGCTGACGCCGATTGAGTACCGGCGCCAGCTTGCTGCTTAG
- a CDS encoding ArsR/SmtB family transcription factor yields the protein MSENNQLRDVFDAIADPTRRRLIHLLAEAEEIPLHELTAHFQMGRTAVSKHLTILKEAGLVLDRKVGRETRFRLNASPLREIQDWVAFYSKFWSANMLRLNQLLEEEEE from the coding sequence ATGAGCGAGAACAACCAGTTGCGGGATGTGTTTGACGCGATTGCAGATCCAACTAGGCGCCGACTGATTCATCTGTTAGCAGAGGCAGAGGAGATACCGCTTCATGAGTTAACGGCACATTTTCAAATGGGCCGTACAGCGGTTTCCAAGCATTTGACAATCCTTAAAGAGGCCGGACTGGTGCTTGACCGAAAAGTCGGTAGAGAAACGCGGTTTAGGCTAAACGCCTCTCCGCTCAGAGAAATTCAAGATTGGGTGGCTTTCTACAGCAAGTTCTGGAGTGCGAATATGCTGCGCTTGAACCAACTATTAGAGGAGGAAGAAGAATGA
- a CDS encoding erythromycin esterase family protein, producing MKKNLLIAISLFIMISVLTGFDSESTNTLQQSVKSNLVPVSEMELPSKTIIGFGEATHGNKQFTTLKSDIFKYLVEEQGYRVFAIEGDFGGGQKVNEYILGGSGTAQDAAKAIGFTIYNTEEMAALLSWMRSYNEQQEAKDKIHFYGFDMQRYDHNKNGLFSYLKKIDPALASKYGISLANLNDKTVYDQKQAHVQEGLSHIINLIERMKENKSVYIAKSSEKDYELALAFAEAIKQNATLRGTNANYNNTRDRFMAEKVLWILSFEKKYYSRENIFIAGHNGHIEKTSTSMGITICMGAYLAKTLGDQYYSIGSEFYESSFIANDATTNERKEFYVKNSGNDRLALLFAHANMKDGFLDFAKVSHDENFTAYLNRAQPISAIGAVFSGLYGKMEKMYTLQMIPAKAFDAIIFVRTATPSVMITD from the coding sequence ATGAAGAAAAATCTCCTGATCGCAATAAGCTTGTTCATCATGATTAGTGTATTGACAGGTTTCGATTCTGAATCAACCAACACTCTGCAACAGTCAGTAAAATCTAATCTTGTTCCTGTTTCAGAAATGGAGCTTCCTTCGAAAACCATCATCGGGTTTGGAGAAGCTACACATGGTAACAAGCAATTTACTACGCTAAAGTCAGATATTTTTAAGTATCTGGTGGAAGAACAAGGATATCGAGTATTTGCCATAGAAGGCGATTTCGGCGGAGGACAAAAGGTCAATGAATACATTTTAGGGGGCAGCGGAACCGCCCAAGATGCAGCAAAAGCTATCGGATTTACCATTTACAATACGGAAGAAATGGCTGCCCTTCTATCCTGGATGCGCTCCTATAATGAGCAGCAGGAAGCAAAAGATAAAATTCATTTTTATGGATTTGACATGCAACGCTATGACCATAACAAAAACGGGCTATTCTCCTATTTAAAAAAGATTGATCCGGCACTTGCTTCCAAGTATGGAATTTCACTTGCGAATCTGAATGATAAAACCGTGTATGATCAAAAGCAGGCCCACGTACAGGAGGGGCTCTCCCATATTATCAACTTGATAGAACGGATGAAAGAAAACAAATCCGTTTATATTGCAAAAAGCTCTGAGAAAGATTATGAGTTGGCTCTAGCCTTTGCCGAGGCTATCAAGCAAAATGCTACACTGCGCGGAACAAACGCGAATTATAACAATACCCGTGATCGCTTTATGGCGGAAAAAGTGCTATGGATTCTATCATTTGAAAAGAAATATTACAGTCGCGAAAACATATTCATAGCAGGACATAATGGACACATTGAAAAAACCTCCACTTCCATGGGAATAACGATCTGCATGGGAGCGTATCTCGCAAAAACCTTAGGGGATCAATATTATTCAATAGGAAGTGAATTCTACGAAAGCTCCTTTATTGCCAATGATGCCACTACCAATGAGCGAAAAGAGTTTTATGTAAAAAATAGTGGGAACGATCGGCTAGCTTTACTGTTTGCACATGCAAACATGAAGGATGGATTCCTGGACTTTGCAAAGGTAAGTCATGATGAAAATTTCACCGCATATCTGAATAGAGCTCAACCCATTAGTGCAATAGGGGCAGTCTTTAGTGGGTTGTATGGGAAAATGGAAAAGATGTATACGCTGCAGATGATTCCAGCAAAAGCTTTTGATGCAATCATTTTCGTGCGGACAGCTACTCCTTCGGTCATGATAACGGATTAA
- a CDS encoding integrase has protein sequence MILSKLWRLYEADKRILRFSPNTLKEYALQHKMLATELGDLVISEVTFTLLKEYLANQSEQVEAEQLRTPYSFCSFPLPLCL, from the coding sequence ATGATTTTAAGTAAGTTGTGGCGACTGTATGAAGCTGATAAACGAATCCTAAGGTTTAGTCCGAATACATTAAAAGAATATGCTCTACAACACAAGATGCTAGCGACGGAACTTGGCGACCTGGTTATTTCAGAGGTTACTTTCACTTTGCTGAAGGAATACTTAGCGAATCAATCTGAGCAAGTTGAAGCCGAGCAGCTTAGGACACCGTATTCGTTTTGTTCGTTCCCTCTTCCGCTTTGCCTATGA